One segment of Ascochyta rabiei chromosome 7, complete sequence DNA contains the following:
- a CDS encoding oligomeric, coiled-coil, peripheral membrane protein translates to MSLQIAVAHTGQRFDADPVAFGSVDALKHWIARAADIAPELQILLTPAGKHVKLQALLTEKDIFVYNRELTSGSQRTIPSIPPPDAFTPDEPPKWLANNSDLKSWQSLFQARRDWAFAVLDTSHAMSRTASQHFSEQATIEKGTQVAVGNHDAHIRGLEQKYRAAKEWFDSVEKEASDNLRRLDADFGQLGSIPAKLEFARFLARELRSPQTAQTSRKVAPTRDASLQDFLDVDAVKKATGTSKRVRDSFGKRMAGMSTKLEKIGAEYSELLSAVGQSQSRSLIDESEEPVRLYNEIDAVAKKVESDYEHVMGLENNPKSVAQVSKMALLHTRNFLPAITEYSVEMSDLVRRAVEQKNTAIRISVESMQGIANIESVISGLNAELESISIPQEGVAAFEMISLVGRLPYVYGTLLVEAVRRREWAERIQKDTSSLAEEMATFQEEEERRRKKWLKPIADVINVEAVQGGALGFEMNVQPEKNIWPEVARDDLKQYLQILQGLEGQSSEAEALSQAMKDLERPTKQQVKRAKNFKMGSVHEPAFGKGSQLMVRGDDELRVLREANAKLDDELKGTKSRVRRLEDLLHRSNHNSRLSIGGAAAPPPGYQSPGDPSTPTIETASPKPYGEFSRRSSISSRRLSAQGDVDKRRIVRLEQQLTTEKEVRTKMEKEAQAQRDAEAELRRQIEEAVSAKEEAVSTKENLMENMKAQQKEFGDERRSLEEEIQAYKSKIEEAEDELDRILGSRDNARSEIDARVHELTSELEKARSEAAEQKAQTAQQLIDLQARLDGHETARTDQLETLKTVFGYLAPSTAMPQDYITLIAQLENLASRSFNHQKELEEAVAIAKSENENIRTRAQEQEQTFNAQNSQHEQDLASAHEHLETEKAKAASISAELTEERGHLHDLRAKFAEGETGSEALRKRVEEEESKVGRLQVALAEQNSHSNSLDVEIMRLGKKLLKYEEFDSSRSQQRLGRARELSQRLYTQHERLVRLLEALGFIITHESGEMVLQRASKLGNSAVMTGTTGDLGRSTTAASPTPLKRFLEDNGDLSFLQWTESTSAEEEDQRYKELVGKLDLFNMETFGEAVAKRMRDMEHTARKWQKEARAYRDKSHRFQADSHEKIAYRSFKEGDLALFLPTRNNAHRPWAAFNVGAPHFFLREQDSHRLHGKEWLVARISKVEERIVDLSKTLDGPRASLDGRSIASSNAVSIEDDNPFELSDGLRWYLLDATEEKPMAPGTPGIKSATTVTSSLVTGQAEMQRTKKKSSTDPAIQLGKSLDSRRSSGTSKKSVPFVGARPTAERVPSSEAIESGQNSNAATRGASPSATHGPSHLRETSTNTAGTEGEQNGVNVRQDQLWGP, encoded by the coding sequence ATGTCGCTGCAGATTGCTGTAGCTCACACGGGCCAGCGCTTCGACGCCGACCCCGTTGCATTTGGATCTGTCGATGCGCTCAAGCACTGGATCGCAAGAGCCGCGGACATAGCACCGGAGCTCCAGATATTACTGACGCCCGCTGGCAAGCATGTCAAGCTGCAGGCGCTTCTTACGGAAAAGGACATCTTCGTATACAACCGCGAGCTTACCAGCGGATCCCAACGCACCATCCCCTCCATACCGCCGCCAGACGCCTTCACGCCTGACGAACCCCCGAAATGGCTCGCGAACAATTCCGACTTGAAGTCGTGGCAGTCGCTCTTCCAAGCCCGCCGCGACTGGGCCTTTGCTGTCCTCGACACGTCACACGCCATGTCCCGCACAGCCTCGCAGCACTTTTCCGAACAGGCCACGATAGAGAAGGGGACACAGGTCGCTGTAGGGAACCATGACGCGCACATTCGCGGTCTGGAGCAGAAGTATCGGGCAGCGAAGGAGTGGTTCGACAGCGTAGAGAAGGAGGCAAGCGACAACCTGCGGCGCCTCGATGCCGACTTTGGACAACTAGGCTCAATACCTGCAAAGCTAGAGTTTGCGCGTTTCCTGGCAAGAGAGCTGCGCTCCCCTCAGACTGCACAGACATCACGCAAAGTGGCTCCAACCCGCGACGCATCGTTGCAGGACTTTCTTGATGTCGACGCTGTGAAGAAGGCCACAGGCACAAGCAAGCGCGTGCGAGATTCCTTCGGCAAGCGCATGGCTGGTATGAGTACAAAGTTGGAGAAAATCGGCGCCGAATACAGTGAGCTTCTGAGCGCTGTGGGTCAAAGCCAGAGCCGGTCACTCATCGACGAGTCGGAGGAGCCTGTGCGCCTATACAACGAAATCGATGCAGTTGCGAAGAAAGTCGAGTCGGACTATGAGCACGTCATGGGCCTCGAAAACAACCCCAAGTCGGTGGCTCAGGTCTCAAAGATGGCGTTACTGCACACACGGAATTTCTTGCCTGCGATAACCGAGTACAGCGTTGAGATGAGTGACCTCGTACGAAGAGCCGTAGAGCAGAAGAACACCGCCATCAGGATCTCGGTGGAGAGTATGCAAGGCATCGCCAACATCGAGTCAGTCATCTCAGGCCTGAACGCAGAGCTCGAGTCGATCAGCATACCGCAAGAGGGAGTCGCAGCGTTCGAAATGATCTCTCTTGTAGGCCGCCTTCCTTACGTTTACGGTACCCTACTGGTTGAGGCTGTTCGGAGGCGCGAATGGGCTGAAAGGATACAGAAAGACACATCCTCGCTAGCTGAAGAAATGGCAACTttccaagaagaagaagagcgccGTCGCAAGAAATGGCTTAAGCCAATCGCAGACGTCATCAATGTCGAAGCTGTGCAAGGCGGCGCACTTGGTTTTGAGATGAACGTACAACCTGAGAAGAACATTTGGCCTGAGGTTGCGAGGGACGATCTGAAGCAATATCTGCAGATCTTGCAGGGCCTGGAAGGGCAGAGCTCTGAAGCTGAAGCGCTCAGTCAGGCTATGAAGGACCTTGAACGTCCGACCAAACAGCAGGTCAAGCGAGCGAAAAACTTCAAAATGGGCAGCGTTCACGAGCCTGCGTTTGGCAAAGGATCACAGCTCATGGTACGAGGCGACGACGAGTTGCGTGTACTGAGGGAAGCGAACGCAAAACTTGACGACGAACTTAAGGGTACCAAGAGCCGTGTGCGACGTCTCGAAGATCTACTGCATCGCTCGAACCACAACAGCAGACTCTCAATAGGTGGAGCTGCAGCGCCACCGCCCGGTTACCAAAGTCCAGGAGATCCGTCAACGCCTACTATCGAAACAGCTTCCCCCAAGCCCTATGGTGAGTTTTCCCGACGGTCTTCCATATCATCCCGGCGTTTGTCTGCTCAGGGCGATGTAGACAAGCGGCGCATTGTTCGACTTGAACAGCAGCTCACTACTGAGAAAGAAGTTCGAACCAAGATGGAGAAAGAAGCACAAGCCCAGAGGGACGCTGAGGCCGAACTACGGCGCCAGATAGAGGAAGCCGTTTCCGCCAAGGAGGAAGCTGTATCCACCAAAGAGAACCTCATGGAAAACATGAAAGCCCAGCAAAAAGAGTTTGGTGATGAGCGACGGTCGCTTGAGGAGGAGATTCAAGCCTACAAGAGCAAGATTGAAGAAGCTGAAGACGAGCTGGACCGCATCCTTGGAAGCCGCGACAATGCACGGAGCGAGATCGATGCTAGAGTGCATGAGCTGACCTCTGAGCTCGAAAAGGCTCGCAGTGAGGCTGCTGAGCAGAAGGCCCAGACAGCACAGCAGCTTATCGATCTTCAAGCCAGGTTGGATGGTCACGAGACAGCTCGAACAGATCAGCTCGAAACCCTCAAGACAGTGTTCGGCTATCTTGCACCGAGCACCGCCATGCCGCAGGATTATATTACGCTGATAGCACAACTCGAAAATCTCGCCAGTCGCTCTTTCAACCACCAAAAAGAGCTGGAAGAAGCAGTCGCCATAGCCAAGTCAGAGAACGAGAATATCCGTACTAGGGCGCAGGAGCAAGAACAGACCTTCAATGCTCAAAACAGCCAGCATGAGCAAGATCTCGCATCTGCCCATGAGCACCTCGAAACGGAAAAAGCGAAAGCCGCCTCGATAAGTGCCGAGCTTACCGAAGAACGCGGCCATCTCCATGATTTGCGTGCGAAATTCGCAGAAGGTGAGACTGGCTCAGAAGCTTTGCGCAAGCGggtcgaagaagaagaatcaAAAGTTGGACGTCTGCAAGTTGCACTAGCAGAACAAAACTCGCACTCGAACAGTCTTGATGTCGAGATCATGCGACTCGGCAAGAAGCTGCTAAAGTATGAGGAGTTTGATTCGTCTCGTAGCCAACAACGCCTGGGTCGTGCCAGGGAGCTCAGTCAACGCCTCTACACTCAGCATGAGCGTCTTGTGCGCTTACTTGAGGCTCTTGGCTTCATCATCACTCATGAGAGCGGTGAGATGGTCCTTCAACGTGCTTCCAAACTGGGCAACAGTGCCGTCATGACTGGCACTACTGGGGATCTTGGCCGCAGCACAACAGCCGCTTCGCCTACGCCTCTTAAGCGTTTTCTCGAAGACAACGGCGACCTTTCATTCTTGCAGTGGACTGAGTCGACTAGTGCAGAGGAAGAGGACCAACGCTACAAGGAGCTTGTCGGCAAGCTAGATCTCTTTAATATGGAGACGTTCGGCGAGGCTGTCGCTAAGCGCATGCGGGACATGGAGCACACAGCCAGGAAGTGGCAGAAGGAAGCACGCGCCTACCGGGACAAGTCCCACCGCTTCCAGGCCGACAGTCACGAGAAGATTGCATATCGTTCTTTCAAAGAAGGGGACCTCGCACTCTTCTTACCTACCCGCAACAACGCACATCGCCCATGGGCAGCTTTCAACGTCGGCGCACCCCACTTCTTCCTTCGCGAACAGGACTCACACCGATTACATGGCAAGGAGTGGCTAGTCGCTCGCATCTCAAAAGTGGAAGAGCGCATTGTAGACCTTTCTAAGACATTAGACGGACCACGAGCCTCGCTCGACGGACGCTCCATCGCATCGAGCAACGCAGTATCCATAGAAGACGACAACCCCTTCGAGCTCTCAGATGGGCTACGTTGGTACCTCCTTGACGCAACCGAAGAGAAGCCCATGGCGCCGGGCACACCGGGCATCAAAAGTGCGACAACCGTGACCAGCAGTCTTGTAACCGGCCAAGCAGAGATGCAACGCACGAAGAAAAAGTCTTCCACGGACCCAGCCATCCAGCTCGGCAAGTCTCTTGACAGCCGTCGCAGCAGCGGCACTAGTAAGAAGAGTGTACCTTTTGTTGGCGCTCGACCCACAGCTGAGCGAGTCCCGTCCTCTGAAGCTATCGAAAGCGGACAGAACTCGAACGCAGCCACTCGTGGCGCCAGCCCGTCAGCGACCCATGGGCCATCCCATCTGCGCGAGACATCAACAAATACTGCTGGTACAGAGGGGGAGCAGAATGGTGTAAACGTGCGGCAAGACCAGCTCTGGGGACCTTAG